From Merismopedia glauca CCAP 1448/3, the proteins below share one genomic window:
- a CDS encoding M48 family metallopeptidase translates to MNICYKSLLFSFSLLLGFNNINLARVSAYPTSIAQNQVNQPTSSTQPLTETERQKLLEEGDKLYLGGQYTAAQELYRQAKPPFNRNQSVIGIKPAIYDPQKLTPAGKVYWRIAQAGLKQGLESKIFIPLKSLVEKYPEFIPGHIEYAKALKLYNRESEALASLERATSLYPTEPDLVKTSINSHETAKRWLEASLAARHFVIFNPNSPQVAEFTKIADEDLKRFQSSLRVKQRENTIANVLTGAVSYAVSGNFFGLISGIETTALLLQGESAVGEKIAARLKDRLDLITDPEVSGYVDEIGNKIALIGGRKDFKYEFYVVKDDSLNAFALPGGKVFINAGAILKANSEAEFAGLLAHEISHAVLSHGFELATEGSLTANLGQFLPYGSTLANLIVLDYSRDMERQADILGTRLLANSGYAADGLWNLMITLDKEKEGRSFSFAWLSSHPATPERIAYLQGIIEQYGYNRYGFEGIARHRQIKDRLQQIIDKDKLRQRSETDEPK, encoded by the coding sequence ATGAATATTTGCTATAAATCTCTGCTATTTAGCTTCAGCTTGCTCCTAGGCTTCAACAATATTAATCTGGCTAGAGTATCTGCTTACCCAACTTCCATCGCTCAAAATCAGGTAAATCAACCAACTTCTAGCACTCAACCCTTAACTGAAACCGAACGGCAAAAACTCCTCGAAGAAGGAGATAAACTCTATCTAGGTGGACAATACACAGCCGCTCAGGAGTTGTATCGCCAAGCTAAACCACCCTTCAATCGCAATCAGTCTGTAATTGGCATCAAACCAGCTATTTATGACCCTCAAAAGCTAACTCCGGCTGGTAAAGTCTACTGGCGCATTGCTCAAGCTGGTTTAAAACAAGGTTTAGAATCGAAGATTTTCATTCCATTGAAAAGTCTAGTCGAGAAATATCCCGAATTTATTCCAGGTCATATAGAATACGCCAAGGCTTTAAAATTATACAATCGAGAATCTGAAGCCCTAGCTTCTCTAGAAAGAGCTACTAGTTTATATCCGACTGAACCAGATTTAGTTAAAACTAGTATCAATAGCCATGAAACTGCAAAAAGGTGGTTGGAAGCATCTTTAGCAGCCCGTCATTTCGTTATTTTTAACCCAAATTCCCCTCAAGTAGCTGAATTTACGAAAATAGCCGATGAAGATTTAAAGCGTTTCCAATCTTCTTTGCGAGTCAAACAGCGAGAGAATACTATTGCTAATGTTTTAACCGGAGCCGTCAGTTATGCGGTTTCTGGGAACTTTTTTGGCTTAATTTCGGGGATTGAAACTACAGCTTTATTATTACAAGGAGAATCGGCTGTTGGAGAGAAGATAGCCGCTCGTCTGAAAGATAGACTAGATCTGATTACAGATCCAGAAGTATCGGGTTACGTCGATGAAATTGGTAACAAAATTGCCCTGATTGGTGGTAGAAAAGACTTTAAATATGAATTTTATGTAGTTAAAGACGATAGTCTGAATGCTTTTGCGCTACCAGGAGGTAAGGTATTTATCAACGCTGGAGCTATTTTAAAGGCTAATTCGGAAGCTGAGTTTGCTGGATTATTAGCTCATGAAATCTCCCATGCGGTTTTATCTCACGGATTTGAACTAGCTACAGAAGGGAGTTTGACGGCTAATCTGGGACAGTTTTTGCCTTATGGCTCGACTTTAGCGAATTTAATAGTTCTTGACTATAGCCGCGATATGGAACGCCAAGCGGATATATTGGGGACGCGGTTACTCGCTAATAGTGGTTATGCGGCTGATGGCTTGTGGAACTTGATGATAACGCTAGATAAAGAAAAAGAGGGAAGGAGTTTTAGCTTTGCTTGGCTTTCCTCTCATCCAGCTACTCCCGAACGAATCGCATATCTACAAGGGATTATTGAACAATATGGCTATAATCGCTACGGTTTTGAGGGTATAGCTCGCCATCGTCAAATCAAGGACAGGTTACAGCAAATTATTGACAAAGATAAGTTGCGTCAGCGTTCTGAAACTGATGAGCCAAAATGA
- a CDS encoding REP-associated tyrosine transposase, with amino-acid sequence MPQRRIPLQTGNFYHVYNRGNNRQTIFFERENYLYFLRLVKKHLMGNSVDIVAYCLMPNHYHFLVYLRDESLSEAMKSLSLSYTKAINKRFHRSGVLFQGRFQSIHVPQTDYLINLLRYIHLNPVKAGLVEKPGEWDFSSYLDYAGLRAGKIPQTDYIKMQMPEEPVYQQFLVDCNLPDTASFQRLLLDD; translated from the coding sequence ATGCCGCAAAGACGGATTCCACTGCAAACAGGCAACTTTTACCATGTCTACAATCGGGGGAACAATCGCCAAACAATTTTTTTTGAGCGGGAAAACTATCTTTATTTTCTCCGGTTGGTGAAGAAACATTTGATGGGTAATTCAGTAGATATAGTTGCTTACTGTTTAATGCCCAATCATTACCATTTTTTGGTCTATCTGAGGGATGAAAGCTTATCTGAGGCGATGAAATCTCTCTCACTTTCTTACACCAAGGCAATTAATAAGCGTTTTCATCGTTCTGGCGTGTTATTTCAAGGGCGGTTTCAAAGCATTCACGTTCCACAAACGGATTATCTGATTAATCTGTTACGCTACATTCACCTAAATCCTGTCAAAGCAGGGCTAGTTGAGAAACCTGGAGAATGGGATTTTTCTAGCTATTTAGATTATGCAGGTCTAAGAGCCGGAAAAATACCTCAAACAGACTATATCAAAATGCAGATGCCAGAAGAACCAGTTTATCAGCAATTTTTAGTAGATTGTAACCTACCTGATACTGCTAGCTTCCAAAGACTGCTCCTAGATGATTAG
- a CDS encoding alpha/beta fold hydrolase, translating into MNNSVAESQGKVKVKVNDLNLYYEAFGNPSDPPVLLINGLSCQCLQWFPYFYEPIVDSGYYVIRFDNRDVGLSTWIKDKDWEKQPYSLVDMAKDAVGLLEALGIANAHLIGVSMGGAIAQRIAIDYPDRILSLTSIVSFAEASAVGMEGIASFLSAKVPSIEEYLAFWSLLVGTTFPLDVPLYAELYRESVEVRQGYNPDCIPRQLRAIASSSSTLPELKKIDVPTLILYGTADPLIPVAHAVEYAKLIPASQQVKMEDVGVKAVFTKFMGYLTRQNFSRSELHEDTLTQKMLADNIAIVSGVATRFKKDEAGKEVVLEKIGVTYTLHKDKDNQWKIITGVNHKPETAIAL; encoded by the coding sequence GTGAATAACTCTGTAGCTGAGTCCCAAGGTAAAGTCAAAGTCAAAGTCAATGATTTAAACCTGTATTATGAAGCTTTTGGAAATCCATCCGATCCGCCAGTCTTACTGATTAATGGTTTGTCTTGTCAATGTCTGCAATGGTTTCCCTATTTTTACGAACCTATTGTCGATAGCGGTTACTACGTTATCCGTTTCGATAATCGAGATGTGGGATTATCCACCTGGATTAAGGATAAAGACTGGGAAAAGCAGCCTTATTCCCTAGTAGATATGGCAAAAGACGCGGTTGGCTTGTTGGAAGCCTTGGGAATCGCTAACGCGCACCTTATTGGTGTTTCAATGGGAGGGGCGATCGCTCAACGCATTGCCATTGACTACCCAGATCGCATTCTATCCCTAACTTCTATAGTCTCTTTTGCCGAGGCATCTGCTGTAGGAATGGAAGGTATAGCCTCGTTTTTATCAGCTAAAGTCCCATCGATTGAGGAATATTTGGCTTTTTGGTCTTTGCTAGTTGGGACAACTTTCCCTCTGGATGTTCCCCTGTACGCAGAATTATATCGGGAAAGTGTGGAAGTGCGGCAAGGTTACAATCCTGACTGCATTCCCCGTCAATTAAGAGCGATCGCTAGTTCATCCTCAACTTTACCAGAATTAAAAAAGATCGACGTTCCTACCCTAATTCTCTACGGTACAGCCGATCCTTTGATTCCTGTCGCTCATGCGGTTGAGTACGCCAAGTTAATTCCTGCTTCTCAGCAAGTCAAAATGGAAGATGTTGGAGTTAAAGCAGTTTTTACGAAATTTATGGGCTATTTGACCCGACAAAACTTTAGTCGTAGCGAATTACATGAAGATACTCTGACTCAGAAGATGCTAGCAGATAATATCGCTATTGTCAGTGGCGTGGCGACTCGCTTTAAAAAAGACGAAGCAGGGAAGGAAGTTGTGCTAGAAAAAATAGGGGTTACTTATACTCTTCACAAAGATAAAGATAACCAGTGGAAAATTATTACGGGTGTGAATCACAAACCAGAAACAGCGATCGCTTTGTGA